A portion of the Candidatus Pristimantibacillus lignocellulolyticus genome contains these proteins:
- a CDS encoding AraC family transcriptional regulator has translation MKPKESLSDRGIVHAKTGRNKFKLSRYEPCPELQPFVEHYWSITYDLPAGETFAQTVLSYPNLNLAFERDEEGSRSLLYGVPSRPFVRQLRGKGLVLGIKFRAGGQYPFYSLDAVKLTGKTIDVTEAFGNEAHEWMNTVLDASDDSEMARIAENILLSRLPERDKLAELTDAIVQNVKNDRDLTRVEQISERNNLSIRQLQRLFRKYVGVTPKWIIKRFRLQEAAERAEREEVIQWTELAEQLGYFDQAHFIKDFKSVVGQSPSDYRKQLLR, from the coding sequence ATGAAGCCCAAAGAAAGCTTATCTGACCGCGGCATTGTACATGCGAAGACGGGCCGTAATAAATTCAAACTATCCCGTTATGAGCCTTGTCCAGAGTTGCAGCCATTTGTTGAGCATTATTGGTCTATCACTTACGATCTACCTGCGGGAGAAACCTTCGCACAAACTGTACTATCCTATCCCAATCTAAATCTAGCTTTCGAGAGGGATGAAGAGGGGAGTCGCAGTCTGCTATATGGTGTACCAAGCCGTCCCTTCGTACGACAGCTAAGAGGTAAGGGTCTGGTGCTTGGCATCAAGTTTCGTGCGGGAGGTCAATACCCTTTCTATTCGCTCGATGCCGTCAAGCTGACAGGGAAAACCATTGATGTTACGGAAGCGTTCGGCAATGAGGCCCATGAATGGATGAATACCGTGCTTGACGCTAGCGATGACTCAGAGATGGCGAGGATTGCAGAAAACATCCTGCTGTCGCGTTTGCCAGAACGTGACAAACTTGCCGAGCTGACGGATGCCATCGTACAGAACGTCAAAAACGACAGAGATTTAACTAGAGTTGAGCAAATAAGTGAGCGAAACAACTTATCTATTCGCCAGCTTCAGCGCTTATTCCGCAAATACGTAGGCGTCACCCCGAAATGGATCATCAAGCGCTTCCGATTACAAGAAGCGGCAGAGCGGGCAGAACGCGAGGAAGTGATACAATGGACCGAGCTAGCCGAACAGTTAGGTTACTTCGACCAGGCTCATTTTATAAAGGATTTCAAATCAGTTGTTGGCCAGTCGCCATCCGATTACCGAAAGCAATTGCTGCGATAG
- a CDS encoding cell division protein FtsQ, translating into MSTATIGNRFELTSQQKLMIFILSMSLYGISNMITELLPEFRVGPVELKVEYFIFIPLLFAILFNPLYAALGACVGEIVFGELLLGQFGGVSELEKFIEFSLAIFVAGMLVTDPRNKRQLAIAAYVAIGIDQLLGTIVDIAKVYIGVEDLEAVPGLPESILAIEGFSFLNAMIVSGTLFSLLPIIYLVPRLYGKVEPLLGMKPRDGRAKVSVAGFVTPRFIILAIVLFVVAGAAEFLSESDLELFSWEWEMDLGNIGMWLSLAVAVVIFIGTLLIIRKKRKTNHKGETIA; encoded by the coding sequence ATGAGCACAGCAACAATAGGAAACCGCTTTGAACTAACATCTCAACAAAAATTAATGATCTTTATTCTATCGATGTCTTTGTACGGTATCTCGAACATGATTACAGAATTATTACCTGAGTTTCGTGTAGGACCTGTTGAATTGAAAGTAGAGTATTTTATTTTCATCCCGCTACTGTTTGCTATTCTGTTCAATCCATTATATGCAGCGCTAGGTGCTTGCGTAGGTGAAATTGTTTTCGGTGAATTATTACTTGGTCAATTTGGCGGAGTGAGTGAATTAGAGAAATTTATTGAGTTTTCACTAGCGATTTTTGTTGCAGGAATGTTAGTTACTGATCCACGCAATAAACGTCAACTTGCGATTGCAGCTTACGTAGCGATCGGTATTGATCAATTGCTCGGTACAATCGTTGATATTGCCAAAGTTTACATAGGTGTTGAAGATTTGGAAGCTGTTCCTGGCCTACCTGAAAGTATTCTTGCCATCGAAGGATTCTCATTCCTTAATGCGATGATTGTATCAGGTACATTATTCTCACTATTGCCGATTATTTATTTGGTACCCCGTTTGTACGGCAAGGTCGAACCACTGCTTGGTATGAAACCTCGTGATGGTCGCGCTAAAGTTTCCGTTGCTGGTTTTGTAACTCCACGCTTTATTATTCTTGCCATCGTACTATTCGTTGTTGCAGGAGCAGCTGAATTTTTATCAGAATCCGATTTGGAATTGTTCTCATGGGAATGGGAAATGGATCTAGGCAATATAGGTATGTGGCTTAGTCTTGCTGTCGCTGTAGTCATCTTTATTGGAACACTGTTAATTATTAGAAAGAAACGCAAAACGAATCATAAAGGAGAAACCATTGCATGA
- a CDS encoding Gfo/Idh/MocA family oxidoreductase has product MAITSFAIVGGGWRAEFYMRIAKAMPDRFRIHTMLVRNEEKGKAIEKQWGIVTVRTMEELITQAEYYNFVVVAVAKGVAQEVISKLAMHKVPVLVETPPSTDLAGLIALYDSLPNKAQIQIAEQYLYQPLHAARINLVRSGKLGNISHVHMSVAHEYHGISLIRQLLNVGFEEVTIRGEQIKSLIVRGPSRDGEPETGELVETSQQLATLRFGDKLAVYDFTRDQYFSWIRRSRILIRGSLGEIVNEDASYLLDFATPVHIDLRRVDKGHGGNLEGYYHKGIIAGEQWLYLNPTAPARLSDEEIAIATSLLKMDDYVSGASESFYSLADAAQDQYLSILMLEAIETGETVVSTRQPWAIEEKA; this is encoded by the coding sequence GTGGCAATAACAAGTTTTGCAATAGTAGGTGGTGGTTGGCGTGCTGAGTTTTATATGCGAATAGCAAAAGCAATGCCAGATCGTTTTCGTATTCATACGATGCTGGTACGTAATGAAGAGAAAGGTAAAGCGATTGAGAAACAATGGGGAATTGTCACAGTTCGCACGATGGAAGAATTAATTACTCAAGCTGAGTATTATAATTTTGTAGTAGTAGCAGTGGCAAAAGGAGTGGCACAAGAGGTAATCAGCAAACTAGCAATGCATAAAGTTCCGGTTCTAGTAGAAACACCACCTTCTACTGACCTCGCGGGGCTAATCGCTTTGTATGACTCGCTACCTAACAAAGCGCAAATCCAAATTGCAGAACAATATTTATATCAGCCATTACACGCAGCTCGAATTAATTTGGTTCGTTCGGGTAAGTTAGGCAATATTTCACATGTACACATGTCTGTCGCACATGAATACCACGGTATTAGTCTCATTCGTCAACTGCTTAATGTTGGCTTTGAAGAGGTGACCATCCGCGGAGAGCAAATAAAGTCTCTTATAGTAAGGGGGCCGTCAAGGGATGGTGAACCGGAAACGGGAGAATTAGTAGAGACTAGTCAGCAGCTTGCTACGCTCCGATTTGGTGATAAATTGGCGGTGTATGATTTTACGCGGGATCAATATTTTTCATGGATCCGTCGTAGCCGAATTCTAATTAGAGGTTCATTAGGTGAAATTGTGAATGAGGATGCAAGTTATTTGCTTGATTTTGCTACACCAGTTCATATCGATTTACGAAGAGTGGATAAAGGGCATGGTGGGAATTTAGAGGGCTATTACCACAAAGGAATTATTGCAGGAGAACAATGGCTTTACCTGAATCCAACGGCTCCAGCGCGGCTAAGTGATGAGGAAATTGCAATTGCTACCTCACTTCTGAAAATGGATGATTATGTATCTGGCGCATCGGAATCGTTTTATAGTCTAGCGGATGCAGCTCAGGATCAATATTTGTCAATTCTTATGTTAGAGGCTATTGAAACTGGAGAAACAGTTGTTTCTACTAGACAACCTTGGGCAATAGAAGAGAAAGCGTGA
- a CDS encoding PHP domain-containing protein has product MYIDLHTHIKLSKKTTFSMEYFNQAIIEATQVGLDAIAMTEHFNTENFYDVYEQLDAHYPYREHYYDVNGFKVFPGMEIDVDQKGHILVVGTRTTILELRHRLEPFTEKESFVSFEQLLDWCDELQLLRIGAHPHRESNPLLQHPLTLLQRLDAFDINGKDLATYGASMEQQVQQLAAQVGIPVIVGSDTHHPLQFGCVRNKLDREYNNYADIRTCIQEGRYHYEISDALPLHVKSASLVKKLLKERGDVLVSIS; this is encoded by the coding sequence ATGTATATAGATTTGCATACACACATCAAACTGTCCAAAAAAACAACTTTTTCTATGGAGTACTTCAATCAAGCTATCATTGAGGCTACACAAGTAGGTCTCGATGCGATCGCGATGACGGAGCATTTCAACACTGAAAATTTCTACGACGTTTACGAGCAACTAGATGCTCATTATCCATATCGCGAACATTACTATGATGTTAATGGATTTAAAGTGTTCCCTGGCATGGAAATTGACGTTGATCAAAAAGGTCATATTCTAGTCGTAGGTACGCGTACAACGATCCTTGAATTACGTCATCGCCTTGAACCATTTACTGAAAAAGAATCATTTGTTTCATTTGAGCAACTGCTAGATTGGTGCGATGAGTTACAATTATTGCGAATTGGAGCACATCCACATCGTGAGAGCAACCCATTATTACAGCATCCGCTTACTCTTTTACAACGATTAGATGCATTTGATATTAACGGCAAAGACTTAGCTACGTATGGAGCCTCCATGGAGCAACAGGTTCAACAATTGGCTGCTCAGGTTGGTATTCCTGTCATTGTTGGAAGTGATACACATCATCCATTACAATTTGGCTGTGTCCGCAATAAGCTTGATCGTGAATATAACAATTACGCCGATATTCGTACATGTATCCAAGAAGGTCGTTATCATTACGAAATATCTGATGCTTTGCCGCTACATGTTAAGTCAGCTTCACTTGTTAAGAAGCTCTTAAAAGAACGTGGCGATGTTCTTGTCTCAATTAGCTAG
- a CDS encoding alpha/beta hydrolase, which yields MRPYESDRQAVSAVEKVNLGGVDQYLLIQAADITKPVLLLLHGGPSMPLPGVSAKGQDYTIVTNTTKLIENFVVVFWDQRGTGKSYSRHIAPESMTIAQFIEDANELTDYLIARFHHEKIFLVGHSWGTIIGLTLAQRNSHKYYSYTGFSQIVNWTKNDELSLSWMKQEALRRGNHRALKQLTALGHAPLNQSFAQWATLRKWQRNFNTLIYTDEFIKHPGMWSIMKALLRSETYTLRDIYNSFIAGFRLVYTLSFIRELEHYCFEESVLSIDIPVTFIHGKYDYHVHGSLVESFNKQLIANNKQLIWAHNSGHSFHPEDTIANERYLIAQLSYMT from the coding sequence TTGAGACCATATGAGAGTGATCGACAAGCGGTAAGTGCAGTAGAGAAAGTAAATCTAGGTGGGGTAGATCAGTACTTACTAATTCAAGCAGCAGATATAACAAAGCCAGTGTTATTACTATTGCACGGTGGTCCATCTATGCCTCTGCCAGGTGTATCGGCTAAGGGGCAAGACTATACAATTGTAACAAATACTACTAAGCTTATAGAAAATTTTGTCGTTGTATTTTGGGATCAACGTGGAACAGGTAAGTCTTATTCGCGTCATATCGCTCCTGAATCGATGACCATTGCTCAATTTATTGAGGATGCTAATGAATTAACGGATTATTTGATCGCAAGATTTCATCATGAGAAAATTTTTCTAGTTGGTCACTCTTGGGGAACCATCATTGGCCTTACGTTAGCACAGCGGAATTCACATAAGTATTACTCCTATACTGGATTTTCGCAAATAGTGAATTGGACAAAAAATGACGAGTTATCTTTAAGTTGGATGAAGCAAGAAGCTTTGAGGAGAGGCAATCATAGAGCATTAAAACAACTTACTGCTCTCGGTCATGCACCACTTAATCAAAGTTTTGCACAGTGGGCGACATTACGGAAGTGGCAACGGAACTTCAACACATTAATCTATACCGATGAATTTATTAAGCATCCGGGTATGTGGAGCATAATGAAAGCTCTTCTGAGATCAGAAACGTACACTTTACGAGATATATACAATAGCTTCATAGCTGGTTTCCGCTTAGTGTATACCCTATCATTTATAAGAGAATTAGAACATTATTGCTTTGAAGAATCTGTGCTATCAATCGATATTCCCGTTACGTTCATACATGGTAAGTACGATTATCATGTGCATGGCAGTTTAGTGGAAAGTTTCAATAAGCAACTTATAGCTAACAACAAACAGCTAATCTGGGCGCATAATTCAGGACATTCGTTTCATCCGGAAGATACGATAGCTAATGAGCGTTATTTAATTGCTCAGCTGAGTTATATGACATAA
- a CDS encoding MurR/RpiR family transcriptional regulator produces MTTFQFIIPIEQMSKGQKKIADFILKSTERIPFYNENDIAKKAGVSISTVSRFWEIIGFDNLKAFKKHLQEVQYSTPAIKMQQVLEQTEQHIVGQMIESAQANLAETYQRVDLQALDQAVISLDQAQRIYVHGHGSATALTELFRFRLNRIGLPVHIMAESGHALLESLVHVNDHDVVLFFGFVRKSPEATVILEQAQVANYRTILITDLLLSEMINDSDIVIQVDRGERDAFHSLVAPMAIIDSISIALAGLRGKDAMNKLQQLHDIRKQYATLLPK; encoded by the coding sequence ATGACTACATTTCAATTCATTATACCGATTGAGCAAATGTCTAAAGGACAGAAAAAAATTGCTGACTTTATTCTGAAATCTACGGAGCGTATACCATTCTATAACGAGAATGATATCGCCAAAAAAGCAGGAGTAAGTATCTCAACTGTGTCGAGATTTTGGGAGATTATTGGTTTTGATAACTTGAAGGCATTCAAAAAACATTTACAAGAAGTCCAATATTCAACACCAGCAATTAAGATGCAACAAGTATTGGAGCAAACAGAGCAGCATATCGTTGGACAAATGATCGAATCTGCTCAAGCTAATCTTGCTGAAACTTATCAGCGTGTAGATCTTCAAGCACTAGATCAAGCGGTTATTAGCCTAGATCAAGCTCAGCGTATTTATGTACATGGTCATGGCTCAGCGACTGCACTAACGGAATTATTTCGATTTCGATTGAATCGTATTGGCTTGCCCGTTCACATTATGGCTGAAAGTGGTCACGCTCTACTCGAAAGCTTAGTTCATGTCAATGATCACGATGTTGTGTTATTTTTTGGATTTGTGAGAAAATCTCCTGAAGCTACTGTTATTTTGGAGCAAGCACAAGTTGCGAATTATCGTACCATTCTAATTACTGATTTGCTACTATCTGAAATGATTAATGATAGTGATATCGTCATTCAAGTGGATCGTGGCGAGCGTGATGCCTTCCATTCGCTCGTCGCTCCTATGGCTATTATTGATAGTATATCGATAGCTTTAGCTGGTTTACGAGGCAAAGATGCGATGAATAAGTTGCAACAATTACATGATATTCGTAAGCAATACGCGACATTGTTGCCTAAATAA
- a CDS encoding response regulator transcription factor: MQYDCLIVDDELALAETTSEYFNMFDIKSAYVTSAVECEQFLQQHEVAIILLDINLGQTSGFDLCKKLRLTTQIPILFISARSSDDDVLIALNIGGDDYIQKPYTLSVLLAKVKAVLKRYGNQVASTEIIQFGNVVIDCNLCRVRVNDIEIKLKTLEYRLLCYLAKNKNRVISKNELFQEVWGDSITSDGTLNVHIRHLREKIEENANDPKYICTVWGTGYVLEDRS, encoded by the coding sequence ATGCAATACGATTGTCTCATTGTCGACGACGAGCTGGCATTAGCTGAAACAACAAGTGAGTATTTCAATATGTTTGACATAAAGTCTGCTTATGTAACTAGTGCTGTAGAATGTGAACAGTTTTTACAGCAACATGAAGTTGCAATTATTTTATTAGATATTAATTTGGGACAGACATCTGGTTTTGATTTGTGCAAGAAATTGCGGTTAACAACACAAATTCCAATTCTATTTATAAGTGCGCGTTCTAGTGATGATGATGTATTAATTGCACTTAATATTGGTGGAGACGATTATATTCAGAAGCCGTATACGCTAAGTGTGTTGCTTGCAAAAGTGAAAGCTGTACTGAAAAGGTACGGTAATCAAGTAGCTTCTACAGAAATTATTCAGTTCGGCAATGTTGTTATTGATTGTAATCTTTGCCGTGTACGTGTTAACGATATAGAAATTAAGTTGAAGACATTGGAATATCGCTTACTCTGTTATTTGGCGAAAAATAAAAATAGAGTCATTTCGAAGAATGAATTGTTTCAAGAAGTTTGGGGTGATTCTATTACTAGTGATGGCACATTAAATGTTCATATTCGCCATTTACGAGAAAAGATCGAAGAAAATGCTAATGATCCAAAATATATTTGTACGGTGTGGGGAACAGGGTATGTCCTTGAGGATCGAAGCTGA
- a CDS encoding energy-coupling factor transporter transmembrane protein EcfT, whose translation MELTKTTYKTSFLEKLSVERIKVELLRTAYGHSLTFLSKFDPRILIGWYSFFAIVPWFVHNKVVLLGMLIAIAILTYTSKPSILVLLILALGLVSDAAYMLVVSLLFGGGLSAAWALSTLTLKLLVIALASIAVFSSMDPEKLSDGLLSLGFPAQFSFGVAYGYRMLPILIEEYNNILYSYRLRGRGPERKGFLGWRVILYTGKLSVVAFYPLILNTAKRTRTTVEALEVKGFTYAMKDPKVKKIKLSYLKILPRDYVFLAITVVYVSLLFYLGSHYHL comes from the coding sequence GTGGAGTTAACTAAAACTACTTACAAAACTTCATTTCTTGAGAAACTAAGTGTGGAAAGAATTAAGGTTGAGTTATTAAGAACTGCTTATGGCCACTCTCTTACCTTTCTTTCCAAATTCGATCCGCGAATTCTAATTGGATGGTACTCTTTCTTCGCTATTGTACCGTGGTTTGTTCATAATAAAGTCGTATTGCTTGGTATGCTCATAGCAATTGCTATTTTAACGTATACATCAAAGCCTAGTATTCTAGTCCTGCTTATATTAGCGCTTGGACTCGTATCAGATGCTGCCTATATGCTCGTTGTCTCCCTATTATTCGGTGGTGGTCTTTCTGCGGCATGGGCACTCAGTACGCTCACCTTAAAGCTACTCGTTATTGCATTAGCGAGTATAGCCGTTTTCTCAAGTATGGATCCAGAAAAATTAAGTGATGGCTTACTCAGTCTTGGTTTTCCTGCTCAATTCAGCTTCGGCGTAGCATATGGCTATCGTATGTTACCAATTCTAATCGAAGAGTATAACAATATATTGTACTCGTATCGTCTACGTGGTAGAGGACCTGAACGAAAAGGATTTCTGGGCTGGAGAGTCATCTTATACACAGGTAAATTATCAGTTGTGGCTTTCTATCCCCTTATTCTTAATACAGCAAAAAGAACGAGAACTACTGTCGAAGCATTAGAAGTTAAAGGGTTCACTTATGCGATGAAAGATCCAAAAGTGAAAAAGATCAAGTTATCTTATCTTAAAATTTTACCTAGAGATTATGTGTTTCTTGCCATTACAGTCGTTTACGTAAGCTTACTCTTCTATCTTGGGAGTCATTATCATTTATAA
- a CDS encoding ATP-binding cassette domain-containing protein, with protein sequence MTHSMMEKQPIIEIKDISFRYPGAEYESLQHVNLTIHKGDFIAIIGSNGSGKSTLCKCFNGLIPTYYAGDLEGSVMINGLSTQSTSIAELSKHVAYVFQDFENQLVRPTVYDEVCFAPLNFGYEDYKERGINALRMLEIEDIQHKWIWQLSGGQKHMTALAAALSLDPDIIIVDEPVAQLDPAHARLIYEKLKLLNEKYNKTIIVIEHHTEYIADYCTNVMLMESGGKVRWVKPVQEGLSSVDELASLHIQPPQVTQAFHSLRKQIVQPTQSLYPITIKEATLALQKSTLPYTRPRHVAIEEQKNDCSDRPVLLKFENVVSGYQSMDRNQKPTLQNINLQMHEGERIALIGNNGAGKSTLLRLIAGIRKPWEGSVTVCGKNTSQSSPEQLSDLVSFIFQNPEEMFISDNIRADIEFFLKARKQSNIEPFIDHIMDTFNLTELQNRDGRLLSGGQQRRATLAIGMAMKPTIMLLDEPTASLDIASRREMTRLFDELRDHVKAIVVATHDMQLVADWATRVIVMHEGQIIMDTNSRDVFQHEHILKLAALIPPQIVELSHYANITPPCLSVPEFITHIESIIPQEVYSGVN encoded by the coding sequence ATGACCCACTCTATGATGGAGAAACAACCAATTATTGAAATCAAAGATATATCTTTTCGCTATCCAGGTGCAGAATATGAATCTCTTCAACACGTTAATCTGACCATACATAAGGGGGACTTCATCGCTATTATCGGAAGTAATGGGAGCGGAAAGTCTACGTTATGCAAATGCTTCAACGGATTGATCCCAACCTACTATGCTGGAGATCTAGAAGGAAGCGTAATGATTAATGGGCTTTCTACCCAATCTACTAGCATTGCAGAGCTCTCGAAACATGTTGCTTACGTATTTCAAGACTTTGAGAATCAATTGGTTCGACCAACCGTCTATGATGAAGTATGCTTTGCACCATTGAACTTTGGTTATGAGGATTATAAAGAGCGTGGCATAAATGCACTACGAATGTTAGAAATTGAAGATATTCAGCATAAATGGATTTGGCAGTTAAGTGGTGGCCAGAAGCATATGACCGCCCTTGCTGCTGCATTATCACTTGATCCAGACATTATTATTGTCGATGAACCGGTAGCACAACTCGACCCAGCACATGCAAGACTCATTTATGAGAAACTGAAATTATTAAATGAGAAATATAACAAAACGATTATCGTTATCGAGCATCATACTGAATACATTGCTGACTATTGTACAAATGTAATGCTGATGGAATCTGGTGGAAAAGTACGTTGGGTTAAGCCTGTGCAAGAAGGTCTCTCATCTGTTGACGAGCTTGCTTCACTACATATTCAACCACCTCAAGTTACACAAGCGTTTCACAGTTTACGCAAGCAAATCGTTCAGCCAACACAATCTTTGTACCCTATTACAATTAAGGAAGCTACTCTTGCTTTGCAAAAATCAACCCTTCCTTATACAAGACCGCGTCATGTAGCAATTGAAGAACAGAAAAATGATTGTTCTGATCGACCTGTACTCTTGAAATTCGAAAATGTCGTTAGTGGTTATCAAAGTATGGACCGCAATCAAAAACCAACTCTGCAAAACATCAATCTTCAAATGCACGAAGGAGAACGGATTGCGTTAATTGGAAATAATGGGGCAGGAAAATCTACACTATTACGATTAATAGCTGGTATTCGTAAACCTTGGGAAGGTTCTGTTACTGTTTGCGGCAAAAACACAAGTCAGTCTTCACCTGAACAATTATCAGATCTCGTTTCTTTCATCTTTCAAAATCCAGAAGAAATGTTTATCTCTGATAACATTAGAGCCGATATCGAGTTTTTCTTGAAAGCAAGAAAACAATCAAATATAGAGCCTTTTATCGATCATATTATGGATACGTTCAATCTAACAGAATTACAGAACCGTGATGGTCGATTACTTAGTGGTGGGCAACAGCGTCGTGCGACACTCGCTATAGGCATGGCAATGAAACCTACGATCATGCTCCTTGATGAACCTACTGCAAGTCTTGATATTGCTAGTCGTCGTGAAATGACCCGCCTTTTCGATGAATTGCGTGATCATGTAAAAGCGATTGTTGTTGCAACGCATGATATGCAATTAGTAGCAGATTGGGCAACTAGAGTCATTGTTATGCATGAAGGTCAAATCATTATGGATACGAATAGCCGCGACGTTTTCCAGCATGAGCATATTCTAAAGCTAGCTGCCCTTATTCCGCCACAAATTGTGGAATTAAGTCATTATGCCAATATTACACCACCATGCTTATCTGTTCCTGAATTTATTACACATATAGAATCTATCATTCCGCAGGAGGTATACAGTGGAGTTAACTAA
- a CDS encoding CHRD domain-containing protein — protein sequence MPSVNTYARGIAFFLFKRWNHHLKLKFFVKVEDTRNVTKIDLHLGQRGHNGPVIATLFRASGTGISVDRGFVKGVMKKGDLQGPIRGLSLRFLLREIKNHNVYVNVHTTEHPKGEIRGQIKKFKRHHS from the coding sequence GTGCCAAGTGTAAACACTTATGCACGTGGTATCGCTTTTTTCTTATTCAAACGTTGGAATCATCATTTGAAGTTAAAATTTTTCGTTAAAGTAGAAGACACCCGAAATGTTACGAAAATCGATCTTCATCTAGGTCAAAGAGGTCATAATGGTCCTGTAATAGCTACTCTTTTCAGAGCATCTGGAACGGGAATATCTGTAGATCGTGGATTTGTTAAGGGAGTAATGAAAAAAGGCGATCTTCAAGGCCCTATAAGAGGACTATCACTTCGCTTCTTACTTCGTGAAATTAAAAACCATAATGTTTACGTAAATGTTCACACAACCGAGCATCCTAAAGGTGAAATTCGTGGTCAAATTAAAAAGTTCAAGCGTCATCACTCTTAG
- a CDS encoding VOC family protein: protein MTEQEKISGKSGTYITNGKPNGYTMLTPFIVVSNPTEAIAFYEKVFGVKTKSVTEFGDEGNKVIVHADIDFGNGYLQLGAATTAFGLVSPPGDGQACYSIGIYVPDVDHTFGLAIENGATAREPVSHFVSGDRYGSIVDPYGVRWSIMTRVDDISEEESFRRVADWSNNL, encoded by the coding sequence ATGACTGAACAAGAGAAAATTTCGGGAAAAAGCGGAACTTACATAACTAACGGAAAACCGAACGGCTATACAATGCTTACACCATTTATCGTGGTGAGTAATCCAACTGAAGCAATCGCATTTTACGAGAAGGTATTTGGAGTCAAAACGAAGAGCGTGACAGAATTCGGAGATGAAGGCAATAAAGTAATTGTTCATGCAGATATCGATTTTGGAAATGGGTATTTGCAGCTTGGAGCGGCTACTACTGCCTTTGGCTTAGTATCTCCACCAGGAGATGGACAAGCATGTTATTCAATTGGCATCTATGTGCCGGACGTAGATCATACCTTTGGCTTGGCGATAGAGAATGGTGCGACGGCCAGAGAACCTGTTTCTCATTTTGTTTCTGGAGACCGTTATGGCAGTATTGTGGACCCTTATGGTGTGAGATGGTCAATTATGACAAGAGTGGACGATATTTCTGAGGAAGAAAGCTTCCGTAGAGTAGCTGATTGGAGCAATAACCTATAA
- a CDS encoding histidinol-phosphatase translates to MKIDLHTHGKWSKDIDFSYDYYETMMREASKYVDAVALTEHFNTKDFLNIYEVLDDMAVYHNGYYLVEGVKVFPGIEVDVAEQSHILVIGSREAIITISRQLDSYRSANNFIPLERLIEISEYYQCLTIGAHPYREENPLAHVHPSLIARLDAIDINGRDLHKYGLSMEQKVQQFADMYNLPSIAGSDTHQPLQFGCVYNELPYSCDSVEQIKEVIIQRKHQFTIANDLHAKVMSAEVEQKKYKEAWKVS, encoded by the coding sequence TTGAAAATAGACCTACATACACATGGAAAGTGGTCGAAAGATATTGATTTTTCATATGATTATTATGAAACAATGATGCGAGAGGCTTCGAAATATGTAGATGCTGTCGCACTTACAGAACATTTTAATACGAAGGATTTTCTGAATATATATGAAGTGCTTGATGATATGGCGGTTTATCATAATGGTTACTATCTCGTTGAAGGGGTTAAAGTCTTCCCTGGTATTGAGGTAGATGTTGCTGAACAAAGTCATATTCTTGTTATTGGTAGTAGAGAAGCAATTATTACAATTAGTAGACAGCTAGATAGTTATCGGTCTGCTAACAACTTTATTCCTTTAGAACGATTAATTGAAATAAGTGAATACTATCAATGTTTAACAATCGGTGCACATCCTTATCGTGAGGAAAATCCACTGGCTCATGTTCATCCTTCGCTTATTGCGAGATTAGATGCGATCGATATTAATGGGCGTGATTTGCATAAATACGGTCTATCAATGGAACAGAAGGTACAACAATTCGCAGATATGTATAACTTACCTTCCATTGCTGGAAGTGACACGCATCAACCATTGCAGTTTGGATGTGTGTACAATGAACTACCGTATTCATGTGACAGTGTAGAGCAAATTAAAGAAGTTATTATCCAGCGTAAGCATCAATTCACAATCGCTAACGATTTACATGCGAAAGTTATGAGTGCTGAAGTCGAGCAGAAGAAGTATAAGGAAGCGTGGAAGGTTAGTTAG